The Virgibacillus dokdonensis genome includes a window with the following:
- a CDS encoding NUDIX hydrolase codes for MQQVANCILLKQDHILLLKKPKHGWYAMPGGKMESGETIKEAVIREYKEETNLTIQNPRLAGVFTFTVLQDDQQTKEWMMYTFTCQDYSGKLADFCREGELQWVPVNQVLQLPMAEGDRLIYRHIFENKHVVSGAFTYTPKDDLITYRIDGSSDMK; via the coding sequence ATGCAACAAGTAGCAAATTGCATATTATTAAAACAAGACCACATTTTATTATTAAAAAAACCGAAGCATGGCTGGTATGCAATGCCTGGTGGAAAGATGGAATCTGGTGAAACGATAAAAGAAGCCGTTATTAGAGAATATAAAGAAGAAACCAATTTGACAATTCAAAATCCGCGTTTAGCTGGGGTATTTACATTCACTGTTTTACAAGATGATCAACAAACGAAAGAATGGATGATGTATACATTTACTTGTCAAGACTACAGCGGTAAACTGGCAGACTTTTGTAGAGAAGGAGAGCTACAATGGGTTCCCGTGAATCAAGTGTTACAGTTGCCGATGGCTGAAGGTGACCGGTTAATTTATAGGCATATTTTTGAAAATAAACATGTTGTATCAGGAGCTTTTACTTATACACCTAAAGATGATTTGATTACCTATCGAATAGATGGTTCCTCCGATATGAAGTAA
- the trxB gene encoding thioredoxin-disulfide reductase translates to MAELFIRKEANTMSDIKMYDVIIAGAGPAGMTAAVYASRANLETLMIERGIPGGQMANTEDVENYPGYDHILGPDLSNKMFEHAKKFGAAYAYGDIKEVIDHGAYKTIVAGQKEYHTRALIITTGAQYKKLGIPGEEELSGRGVSYCAVCDGAFFKDKNLVVIGGGDSAVEEGIYLTRFANKVTIIHRRDELRAQRILQDRAFDNDKIDFIWDTVVEKINEGAGKVGSVTLKNNNTGETYDHEIDGVFVYIGMVPLSEPFTSLGITNEEGYIPTNENMETKIPGIFAAGDIREKTLRQIVTATGDGSIAAEQAIKYVEDLMEELKATHS, encoded by the coding sequence ATGGCTGAATTATTTATAAGAAAAGAGGCGAATACAATGTCTGATATTAAAATGTATGATGTAATCATTGCAGGAGCAGGCCCAGCCGGAATGACTGCGGCTGTCTATGCCTCTCGAGCTAATCTAGAGACATTAATGATTGAACGTGGAATACCAGGTGGCCAGATGGCGAATACAGAGGATGTTGAAAACTATCCAGGTTATGATCATATTTTAGGACCAGATTTATCAAATAAAATGTTTGAGCATGCGAAAAAGTTCGGCGCTGCGTATGCGTATGGTGATATTAAAGAAGTAATTGATCATGGAGCGTACAAAACGATTGTTGCTGGACAAAAAGAATACCATACGCGAGCACTTATTATAACTACTGGTGCACAATATAAAAAACTAGGCATCCCTGGGGAAGAAGAGCTTAGCGGTCGAGGGGTTTCTTATTGTGCTGTTTGTGATGGAGCGTTTTTCAAAGATAAAAACCTTGTTGTTATTGGCGGGGGAGACTCTGCTGTGGAAGAAGGCATTTATTTAACGCGATTCGCTAACAAAGTAACCATTATTCACCGCCGTGATGAATTACGTGCCCAACGTATTTTGCAAGATCGCGCTTTTGACAATGATAAAATCGACTTTATTTGGGATACTGTCGTAGAAAAAATAAACGAAGGCGCCGGGAAAGTAGGAAGTGTTACTTTAAAGAACAATAACACTGGTGAAACCTATGATCATGAAATCGATGGTGTATTTGTTTATATCGGTATGGTACCTTTAAGTGAACCTTTTACATCGTTGGGTATTACCAATGAGGAAGGGTATATTCCAACAAATGAAAATATGGAAACAAAAATTCCTGGTATATTTGCTGCTGGTGATATTCGCGAAAAAACGTTACGTCAAATTGTTACAGCGACTGGTGATGGAAGTATTGCAGCTGAACAGGCCATTAAATATGTGGAAGATTTAATGGAAGAGTTAAAAGCAACACATTCGTAA
- a CDS encoding tetratricopeptide repeat protein, which yields MQQVTNKTKGKQNNVLPFIPEGDFYFTKGIEAFQKRKFDSAVKWVKKAIDHKPDETLYQCQLSIIYTEIGAYHAANDLLMNVLKVSENVDCYYLIANNFAHLGLLNDAKKYAHLYIEKDPNGDFKEEVLHLLELLEIEEDLEDEELEEEDELLIYQETVFYHMEHHEWEKAMHILEEMLILFPNQPNIKHEYAETLFFLGHEQRAVNMELEEMESNPISLYGCNNLAIFNYYLGHMEAYNFYIEPLLKVYPIHEQQKLRIAVTLARTGQYVAAVDRFKMLKKDKLNGHLSYFRFYALAAYHIGDHEKAMSIWREGCKKHPELKNENTPWHEG from the coding sequence ATGCAGCAAGTTACGAATAAAACGAAAGGAAAACAAAATAACGTTCTCCCTTTTATCCCTGAAGGTGATTTTTATTTTACAAAAGGTATAGAAGCTTTCCAAAAAAGAAAATTTGATAGTGCTGTCAAGTGGGTAAAAAAGGCAATTGATCACAAGCCTGATGAAACTTTGTATCAATGTCAATTATCTATTATATATACGGAAATTGGCGCTTACCATGCTGCTAATGACCTTTTAATGAATGTACTAAAGGTTTCTGAGAATGTCGATTGTTACTATTTAATAGCGAACAATTTCGCTCATTTAGGATTATTAAATGATGCAAAAAAGTACGCTCATCTCTATATAGAAAAAGATCCGAATGGGGACTTTAAAGAAGAAGTTCTCCATTTATTAGAACTACTTGAAATTGAAGAAGACCTAGAGGATGAAGAGTTGGAAGAAGAGGATGAACTTCTTATCTATCAGGAAACGGTTTTTTACCATATGGAGCATCATGAGTGGGAAAAGGCGATGCATATTTTAGAGGAAATGCTTATCTTGTTTCCAAATCAACCAAATATAAAGCATGAGTACGCAGAAACGCTCTTTTTTTTAGGCCATGAACAGCGAGCGGTTAATATGGAGCTTGAAGAAATGGAATCAAATCCAATTTCACTATATGGATGCAATAATTTAGCTATATTTAATTATTATTTAGGTCATATGGAAGCATATAATTTCTATATCGAGCCATTACTAAAAGTATATCCAATTCACGAGCAACAAAAATTACGTATTGCAGTAACATTAGCCCGAACAGGGCAGTATGTAGCTGCTGTAGATAGATTTAAAATGCTAAAAAAAGACAAATTGAATGGGCATCTATCTTATTTTCGCTTTTATGCATTAGCTGCATACCATATAGGAGACCATGAAAAAGCCATGTCTATTTGGAGGGAAGGGTGTAAAAAACATCCTGAATTGAAAAACGAAAATACACCTTGGCATGAGGGTTGA
- a CDS encoding glycerol-3-phosphate dehydrogenase/oxidase — MHTFSSFQREDNLKHMESKQLDLLVIGGGITGSGIALDATMRGMKTGLVEMQDFAAGTSSRSTKLVHGGLRYLKQMEVKMVAEVGRERAIVYENGPHVTTPEWMMLPFYKGGTFGPVTTNIGLRVYDLLAGVKKSERRKMLNMEEALAKEPLIKQDGLKGAGYYVEYKTDDARLTMEVLKKAVQKGAHAANYAKVIDFIYDKNKQITGAIIEDQIKGKRYQVHAKKMINAGGPWVDELREIDGSKQGKALHLTKGVHLVFSKKVFPLQQAIYFDSPDGRMIFAIPRENVTYVGTTDTSYKGDIANPATTVSDRDYILNAINYMFPSLNITADHVESSWAGLRPLIAEEGKDNPGEISRKDEIFVSDSGLISMAGGKLTGYRKMAEDVVDKVTQQLKEEEGILYSKSDTVHLPISGGEVGGSQGFAKFVVRKTEEAVAEGIDDSTAKRLIYRYGSNFDKILEFYRDRQQEASAEGIERCLFAELVYALEYEAAYKPVDFFIRRTGALFFEIEWVKAHKDKVISYMAKVLQWTNEEVEKYTDELNIAMEEATHPVVNN; from the coding sequence ATGCATACTTTTTCAAGCTTTCAACGTGAGGATAACTTAAAACATATGGAAAGTAAGCAACTGGATTTATTGGTCATTGGTGGGGGGATTACTGGGTCCGGTATTGCTTTAGACGCTACAATGCGAGGGATGAAAACAGGGCTAGTGGAGATGCAAGATTTTGCAGCAGGAACTTCTAGTCGTTCAACAAAACTTGTCCATGGCGGGCTTCGTTACTTAAAGCAAATGGAAGTTAAAATGGTAGCAGAAGTAGGACGGGAAAGAGCTATTGTGTATGAAAATGGCCCACATGTAACAACGCCAGAATGGATGATGTTGCCGTTTTATAAAGGAGGCACATTTGGACCAGTTACGACAAATATTGGTTTGCGCGTATACGATTTGCTAGCTGGTGTAAAAAAATCAGAACGGCGAAAAATGTTAAATATGGAAGAAGCTTTGGCAAAGGAACCGTTGATTAAACAAGATGGCTTGAAAGGAGCCGGTTATTACGTAGAGTATAAGACGGATGATGCCCGATTAACGATGGAAGTATTGAAAAAAGCTGTACAAAAAGGGGCACATGCAGCTAACTATGCTAAAGTGATTGACTTTATATATGATAAAAATAAACAAATAACAGGTGCTATTATTGAAGATCAAATTAAAGGAAAACGCTATCAAGTGCATGCAAAAAAAATGATTAATGCCGGTGGACCATGGGTGGATGAATTAAGAGAGATAGACGGATCAAAACAAGGGAAAGCGCTACATTTAACAAAAGGGGTTCATCTTGTATTCTCAAAAAAAGTTTTCCCATTACAACAAGCTATTTATTTTGATAGCCCAGATGGTCGCATGATTTTTGCGATACCTCGTGAAAATGTAACCTATGTCGGTACAACAGATACGAGTTACAAAGGGGATATTGCGAATCCGGCAACGACAGTTTCTGATCGGGACTATATTTTGAATGCTATTAACTATATGTTCCCGTCATTAAATATTACTGCCGACCATGTAGAATCGAGCTGGGCTGGTTTACGCCCATTGATTGCTGAAGAAGGGAAAGACAATCCAGGAGAAATATCACGTAAAGACGAAATATTTGTTTCTGATTCTGGGCTGATTTCAATGGCTGGGGGGAAATTAACCGGCTACCGTAAGATGGCCGAAGATGTCGTGGATAAAGTTACACAGCAGTTAAAAGAAGAAGAAGGTATTTTATATTCTAAATCTGATACAGTACATCTCCCAATCTCAGGTGGAGAAGTTGGTGGCTCGCAAGGGTTTGCCAAATTTGTTGTTCGTAAGACAGAGGAAGCAGTAGCAGAAGGGATAGATGATTCGACAGCTAAACGATTAATTTACAGGTATGGATCGAATTTTGATAAAATCTTGGAATTTTACCGTGATAGACAGCAAGAAGCAAGTGCTGAAGGGATCGAACGTTGTCTTTTTGCAGAACTAGTATATGCGCTAGAGTATGAGGCAGCGTATAAGCCTGTAGACTTCTTTATTCGACGAACTGGGGCATTATTTTTTGAAATAGAATGGGTAAAGGCACATAAAGACAAAGTTATTTCATATATGGCTAAGGTATTACAATGGACGAATGAGGAAGTAGAGAAGTATACAGATGAATTAAATATAGCGATGGAAGAGGCTACTCATCCAGTAGTAAATAATTAA
- a CDS encoding glycerol-3-phosphate responsive antiterminator — protein sequence MHVPTGILPAIRKMKDFDKALETGYPTIVILETRLAQIKSLVAHTKKSNKNILIHFDLIQGLKSDDYGMEYVLREIKPDGILSTRANVIRMAKKHGLLAIQRVFLLDSLALEQNLKQIENAKPDCIEVLPGLIPTMIQSINEQTKLPVIAGGLIKTSDQVRQALEAGAVGVSTSNTDLW from the coding sequence TTGCACGTTCCGACTGGTATATTGCCGGCTATACGTAAGATGAAGGACTTTGATAAAGCATTAGAAACAGGATACCCGACCATTGTTATTTTAGAAACGCGTTTAGCACAAATTAAGAGTCTCGTTGCGCACACTAAAAAATCAAATAAAAATATTTTAATTCACTTCGATTTAATTCAAGGTTTAAAGTCGGATGATTACGGAATGGAATATGTACTTAGGGAAATCAAACCAGATGGTATTTTATCAACAAGAGCAAATGTTATTCGCATGGCTAAAAAACATGGCTTACTGGCTATTCAACGGGTGTTTCTATTGGACAGTTTAGCGCTGGAGCAAAATTTAAAGCAGATTGAAAATGCCAAGCCGGATTGTATTGAAGTATTACCAGGTCTAATCCCTACCATGATTCAATCGATAAATGAACAAACAAAGCTGCCAGTTATTGCTGGGGGACTCATTAAAACAAGTGATCAAGTAAGACAAGCGCTAGAGGCTGGAGCTGTAGGAGTCTCAACATCTAATACAGATCTTTGGTAA
- a CDS encoding acyltransferase encodes MRRTKRYPVQHTNSLWQMYKTVSFWKIMRNFIIIQLARYTPFLPVKNWLYRTCLSMKIGKQTAFALMVMPDIMFPEKITVGKNSVIGYNTTILAHEYLITEYRLGEVRIGDEVMIGANTTILPGVHIGDRAIVSAGTLIHKDVPEGAFVGGNPMQIIHTKKEREEKHNSNEGR; translated from the coding sequence ATGCGAAGAACAAAGCGTTACCCTGTGCAACATACAAATTCCTTATGGCAAATGTATAAGACAGTGTCATTTTGGAAAATCATGAGGAATTTTATCATCATTCAGCTAGCCAGATATACGCCTTTTTTACCTGTGAAAAACTGGCTTTATCGTACATGCTTATCGATGAAAATTGGTAAACAAACTGCTTTTGCGCTTATGGTTATGCCAGATATAATGTTTCCTGAAAAGATTACGGTAGGAAAAAATAGTGTCATTGGCTATAATACGACGATCTTAGCTCATGAATATTTAATTACAGAGTATCGGCTTGGAGAGGTTAGGATCGGTGATGAAGTCATGATAGGAGCGAACACGACTATTTTGCCGGGAGTTCATATTGGTGATAGGGCGATTGTTTCAGCTGGTACATTAATTCACAAAGATGTGCCTGAAGGAGCATTTGTTGGGGGAAATCCAATGCAAATAATCCATACAAAAAAAGAAAGGGAGGAAAAACATAATTCAAATGAAGGCAGGTGA
- the ppaX gene encoding pyrophosphatase PpaX, which yields MSIRTILFDLDGTLIDTNELIIASFFHTFKQYNLQFTREEIIEFNGPPLVDTFKAIDSEKADSMVQTYRSHNMKEHDNYVKVFPYVIETLEQLKRNGFKLGVVTTKMRSGVEKGLSTTKLTAYFDTVITLDDVKNPKPHAEPVYKAMEELTAEQPSTLMIGDNAHDIEAGKNAGVQTAGVAWSFKGKERLLQYEPTFMLEDMRDLLNLTGV from the coding sequence ATGAGCATTCGTACAATACTTTTTGATTTAGATGGGACATTAATAGATACAAATGAGTTAATTATCGCCTCGTTTTTCCATACATTTAAGCAATATAATCTACAATTTACGCGAGAAGAAATTATTGAGTTTAATGGTCCTCCTTTAGTAGATACGTTTAAGGCAATCGATTCAGAAAAGGCAGACAGCATGGTGCAAACGTATCGAAGCCATAATATGAAAGAACATGATAATTATGTTAAGGTATTTCCTTATGTTATAGAAACATTGGAGCAGCTAAAACGAAACGGATTCAAATTAGGGGTTGTTACAACTAAAATGCGATCAGGTGTGGAAAAAGGGTTATCTACTACAAAGTTAACAGCTTATTTTGATACTGTGATTACATTAGATGATGTCAAGAACCCAAAACCACACGCAGAACCAGTATATAAAGCGATGGAAGAGTTAACTGCAGAACAACCTTCAACATTGATGATCGGCGATAACGCACACGATATAGAGGCTGGGAAAAATGCAGGTGTGCAAACAGCTGGAGTAGCATGGTCTTTTAAAGGAAAAGAACGTTTATTACAATATGAACCAACATTTATGCTAGAGGATATGCGTGATCTTTTAAACCTTACAGGAGTGTAA
- a CDS encoding nucleoside recognition domain-containing protein: MKGTAQRGLKQGLLTTWTLGKVIFPITLIVTILQFTPVLPWVIKQLTPIMGVFGLSGEAAVPLVLGNALNLYAGIAAIVSFEFTVKEVFIMAIMLSFSHNLFIESAVASRVGVSWWLISGIRIGLALFAAIVINLVWEGGSEQAVYGFISSSTPALNGWGEIVLHGLQTAAIAIVQLALIVIPLMIVMQFLREMGWLTKLSKGFGPFTKALGMKENTSMTMVAGLTIGLAYGAGVMIQAVKEDGVERKDMILALIFLVSCHAVVEDTLVFIPLGIPVWPLLIIRLVTAIVLTMTIAYIWNKLDKNKRKEPTTNEHSYNTF; this comes from the coding sequence ATGAAGGGGACAGCGCAAAGAGGATTAAAACAAGGGCTTTTAACGACATGGACATTAGGAAAAGTTATTTTCCCAATCACGCTAATTGTAACCATTTTACAATTTACACCCGTACTTCCATGGGTGATCAAACAGCTAACACCTATAATGGGGGTATTTGGGCTTTCCGGAGAAGCAGCTGTTCCATTAGTGCTAGGAAATGCATTAAATCTATATGCAGGTATAGCAGCTATTGTTTCTTTTGAATTTACGGTAAAAGAAGTTTTTATTATGGCTATAATGCTGTCATTTTCCCATAACTTATTTATTGAATCGGCAGTAGCGTCCAGGGTAGGAGTTAGTTGGTGGCTCATTTCTGGAATTCGTATAGGTTTAGCGCTATTTGCCGCAATTGTCATTAACCTTGTATGGGAAGGTGGTTCCGAACAAGCTGTTTACGGTTTTATTTCCAGTTCAACCCCTGCTTTAAATGGCTGGGGGGAAATTGTTTTACACGGTTTACAGACAGCAGCTATTGCGATAGTTCAATTAGCACTTATTGTTATTCCGCTTATGATTGTAATGCAATTTTTGCGCGAAATGGGTTGGCTAACAAAACTTTCCAAAGGCTTTGGTCCATTTACAAAAGCACTTGGAATGAAAGAAAATACTTCGATGACGATGGTAGCAGGGCTAACGATTGGTTTAGCTTATGGTGCTGGAGTTATGATACAGGCTGTGAAAGAAGATGGAGTCGAGAGAAAGGATATGATACTTGCGCTGATCTTTCTTGTATCTTGTCATGCTGTTGTAGAAGATACGCTCGTCTTTATTCCGCTAGGTATACCAGTTTGGCCGCTATTAATCATTCGTTTAGTAACAGCGATTGTATTAACGATGACAATAGCTTATATTTGGAATAAACTAGATAAAAATAAAAGGAAGGAACCGACAACAAATGAGCATTCGTACAATACTTTTTGA
- the lgt gene encoding prolipoprotein diacylglyceryl transferase produces MSCSAEPLDRVFLQIGTFPIYWYGVIIAAGAFLALLLANREASRLGMKKDIMVDLVVFAIPIAIISARMYYVIFEWDQYAGGSWTDVFAIWEGGIAIHGALIGSVLTAIIYARVKRVSFWQLADIAAPSLILGQAIGRWGNFMNQEAHGGPISASTYESFHQYLPDFIMNQMCIDGVMYHPTFLYESVWNLLVFALLLLFRRFNPLRGELFLSYAIMYSVGRFFIEDMRTDSLYVFGELRQAQVISVLIIVVALVFIIYRRKTLHVRYLDIMKRQSQTKKTKLVGKKKKKKKKK; encoded by the coding sequence ATGAGCTGTTCAGCAGAACCGTTAGATAGAGTTTTTTTACAAATCGGTACTTTTCCAATTTATTGGTACGGAGTTATTATTGCTGCTGGAGCCTTTTTAGCGCTTTTATTAGCAAATCGTGAAGCCAGCCGTTTAGGGATGAAAAAAGATATCATGGTTGATTTAGTGGTTTTTGCGATCCCTATAGCCATTATTTCAGCGAGAATGTACTATGTTATTTTTGAATGGGATCAATATGCTGGTGGAAGCTGGACGGATGTTTTTGCTATTTGGGAAGGTGGCATTGCTATCCATGGTGCACTTATCGGTTCTGTTCTGACTGCTATTATATATGCACGAGTGAAGCGTGTATCTTTTTGGCAATTAGCTGATATTGCAGCGCCAAGTCTTATTTTAGGTCAAGCTATTGGACGCTGGGGTAATTTCATGAATCAAGAAGCTCATGGTGGACCTATTTCAGCATCTACATATGAAAGCTTCCATCAATATTTGCCTGATTTTATTATGAATCAAATGTGTATTGATGGCGTTATGTATCACCCAACATTTCTCTATGAATCTGTGTGGAATTTGCTGGTTTTTGCATTGTTGCTTTTGTTTAGAAGGTTTAACCCGCTTCGTGGCGAGTTGTTTTTAAGTTATGCCATCATGTATTCTGTAGGACGCTTCTTTATTGAAGATATGCGCACGGACAGTCTATATGTATTCGGTGAATTGCGTCAAGCGCAAGTCATCTCTGTTTTGATTATAGTGGTTGCGCTTGTGTTCATTATTTATCGTCGTAAAACTTTACACGTTCGCTATTTAGATATCATGAAACGACAATCGCAAACAAAGAAAACCAAATTAGTTGGAAAAAAGAAGAAGAAAAAGAAGAAGAAATAA
- the hprK gene encoding HPr(Ser) kinase/phosphatase: MSTVRTKDLLDNFNLTLKAGKDGLFREITTGDISRPGIEMTGYFKYYPKERLQLIGRTEMAYFLELNDEEKAHRVDKLCTDITPGIVVTRNMEIPQVLMDAANESGVPILHSKQKTTRVISRLTNFLEAKFAPFTAIHGVLVDVYGVGVLIMGQSGVGKSETALELVKRGHRLVADDSVEIRQEDYDTLIGNSPPLIEHLLEIRGLGIINVMTLFGAGSVRNFKKISLIINLENWDQHKQYDRLGLDEDKMKIMDVELPKATIPVRPGRNLAVIIEVAAMNFRLKRMGVNAAEEFSERLTSMIDQETEDHL, from the coding sequence ATGTCAACAGTTCGTACGAAGGATTTACTGGATAATTTTAATTTAACATTAAAAGCAGGAAAAGATGGTTTGTTTAGAGAGATAACAACTGGAGATATTTCTAGACCTGGGATAGAAATGACAGGTTACTTCAAATACTATCCTAAGGAAAGACTTCAGTTAATAGGTAGAACAGAAATGGCATATTTCTTGGAATTAAATGATGAAGAAAAAGCCCATCGTGTTGACAAGTTATGTACAGATATTACTCCTGGGATAGTTGTCACAAGAAACATGGAAATCCCTCAAGTCTTGATGGATGCTGCTAATGAATCAGGCGTGCCAATTCTCCATTCAAAGCAAAAAACAACGCGAGTTATTAGTAGACTAACCAACTTTTTAGAGGCCAAATTTGCTCCATTCACAGCTATTCATGGCGTTTTAGTTGATGTCTATGGAGTAGGTGTATTAATTATGGGGCAAAGTGGCGTAGGGAAAAGTGAAACGGCTTTGGAACTTGTTAAAAGAGGACATCGGTTAGTTGCAGATGATAGTGTGGAGATAAGACAGGAAGATTATGATACCTTAATTGGAAATTCCCCTCCTTTAATTGAACATTTATTGGAAATACGAGGATTAGGAATTATTAATGTCATGACATTATTTGGAGCTGGATCAGTTCGAAACTTTAAAAAGATCTCTTTAATCATTAATTTGGAGAATTGGGATCAACATAAGCAATATGATCGCCTTGGTTTGGATGAAGACAAGATGAAGATTATGGATGTGGAATTACCAAAAGCAACGATACCTGTTCGCCCAGGAAGGAACCTCGCAGTTATTATCGAAGTTGCTGCGATGAATTTTCGTTTGAAACGCATGGGTGTTAATGCTGCTGAAGAGTTTTCAGAGCGATTAACGAGTATGATTGATCAAGAGACAGAGGATCACTTGTAA
- a CDS encoding phage holin family protein — protein sequence MKRWLLSIILNAVALIVVAQLFDSFHLEGFGTAVLASFILSLLNILVKPILVILTLPITMLTLGLFLFIINAFTLMITQAVMGSSFAISGFGTAVLASIIISVISVLLNRLVQDSLG from the coding sequence ATGAAGAGATGGCTTTTATCAATTATTCTTAATGCGGTTGCATTGATTGTCGTTGCTCAGCTATTTGATTCGTTTCATTTAGAAGGATTTGGTACAGCAGTGCTAGCAAGCTTTATTTTATCGCTATTAAACATCCTTGTAAAACCAATTTTAGTTATTTTGACGTTGCCAATTACGATGCTTACATTAGGCTTATTTCTGTTTATCATCAATGCATTTACACTTATGATTACGCAAGCAGTTATGGGGAGTTCTTTTGCAATTAGTGGGTTTGGTACAGCTGTTTTAGCTTCCATTATTATTTCAGTTATCAGCGTGTTATTAAATCGTCTAGTGCAAGATTCCTTAGGTTAA
- a CDS encoding PspC domain-containing protein, which yields MKKLYRSNSNQMLAGVFGGLEEYFNIDATILRLLFVVLLFMSFFTVAVIYLIAAMIIPAEGEIR from the coding sequence ATGAAAAAGTTGTATCGTTCAAATTCGAATCAGATGCTAGCAGGTGTTTTCGGCGGCTTAGAAGAATATTTCAATATTGATGCAACCATTTTACGGCTACTATTTGTTGTTTTGTTATTTATGAGCTTTTTCACGGTAGCTGTTATTTATCTTATTGCGGCAATGATTATTCCAGCTGAAGGGGAGATACGTTAA
- the bshB2 gene encoding bacillithiol biosynthesis deacetylase BshB2 — MDKHVVIILPHPDDESFGSAGSLAQFRSQGIPVTYLCGTLGEMGRNMGNPPFANRETLPEIRKQELKNACEVLDIDVKMLGYRDKTIEFEDRNVVANHLQGILEEINPSLVITHYPGYAVHPDHNALGAAAIQAVEQMEKSRRPVIWAQAFARGFQKELGEPDVINDVEEQFETKMNAILCHKSQAGGMIGQLKNYKDLGAEVLQEAKDRFGKEAFFTL, encoded by the coding sequence TTGGATAAACACGTCGTTATCATATTACCACATCCAGATGATGAGTCATTTGGATCTGCTGGATCCCTTGCGCAATTTCGAAGTCAGGGAATACCAGTAACTTATTTATGCGGTACACTTGGTGAAATGGGGAGAAATATGGGGAACCCGCCATTTGCCAACCGTGAGACTTTACCAGAAATTCGCAAGCAAGAATTAAAAAATGCATGTGAAGTGCTTGATATAGATGTAAAGATGCTTGGCTATCGAGATAAAACGATTGAATTTGAAGATCGGAATGTGGTCGCTAACCATTTGCAAGGCATTTTGGAGGAAATAAATCCTAGTCTAGTTATTACGCATTATCCAGGTTATGCGGTGCATCCAGATCATAACGCTTTAGGTGCAGCTGCAATTCAAGCTGTAGAGCAAATGGAAAAATCGCGTCGTCCTGTTATTTGGGCACAAGCATTTGCTAGAGGATTTCAAAAAGAATTGGGAGAGCCTGATGTAATTAATGATGTAGAGGAACAGTTTGAAACAAAAATGAATGCTATTCTATGTCACAAATCACAGGCAGGCGGGATGATTGGACAATTAAAAAACTATAAAGATTTAGGAGCAGAGGTCTTACAAGAAGCAAAAGACCGATTTGGCAAAGAAGCGTTTTTTACACTATAA
- a CDS encoding YojF family protein has protein sequence MKPIEINQVQGWLDKFINTPVYIHVETTNGAYASHFDEKAYNVGAYVRNVQITYTQAKIVGEGNAFRVGLKTRNGWIYAEGLTDWTIHEDTKVLLAGHDREGRLMVALQISETPFDY, from the coding sequence ATGAAACCAATTGAAATCAACCAAGTGCAAGGATGGTTGGATAAATTCATAAACACGCCAGTTTATATTCATGTAGAAACAACAAATGGTGCTTATGCTAGTCATTTTGATGAAAAAGCGTATAATGTAGGTGCTTATGTCAGGAATGTACAGATTACTTACACGCAAGCAAAAATTGTTGGCGAAGGGAATGCTTTTCGTGTTGGTTTAAAGACAAGGAATGGGTGGATTTATGCAGAAGGGTTAACGGATTGGACGATACATGAGGACACAAAAGTGCTACTTGCTGGCCATGATCGTGAAGGAAGATTAATGGTTGCTTTGCAAATAAGTGAAACCCCTTTTGATTATTAA